The sequence AATATATTTCTTTGCACTTCTCGGAAGTGTCTGAGACGTAGCTGTCTTTCCGCCGATTTTGTATCCTTCAATATAAGCATTCTTTCCTGAACCTTCCGACACGACGCTTTCTAATATCGTCCGCATCGTCTCCGACGTCTCTTCTGACACCACATTTTTTCGTTCCTTATACTCAAATATTTTCTCATGCTTTTCCTGTTCATTAATCACTTTCACCCCAAAATGCGGAGTCACTCTCCTGCCACCGTTAATCAGAGAACTGACCGTGGTTGCCATCTGAATCGGTGTAATCTGAAATGACTGTCCAAAAGTCATCGTTGCCAGTTCCACCAACCCGACATTTTCTTTTTTATGCGTAATTGTTCCCGCCTCCCCCGGAAGATCTACTCCCGTCTTATCCATCAGCCCAAACTGCTTAAAATAATCATAGTATTTATCTACCCCAAGACGAAGTCCGATGTCGATAAATACAGGATTGCAAGAATTTTGTACTCCCTGCACAAAGGTCTCAGACCCATGTCCGCCGACCTTATGACATCGAATTTTTCGATCCTCTACAATCCGGTAGCCCGGACAGTGAAACGTATCGTCAAGCTTCACTACCCCTTCTTCCAGACACGCAGATGATGTAATAATTTTAAATGTAGATCCCGGTTCATACGTGTCATTGATACAGCCGTTTCTCCACATTTGATTCAGAAGATCCTGTTTTTCTTCCGCTTTCACACTTTCATCAGATACCCCTGTCGTCTCTAAGGAAAAAGGATCATTCAAATTAAACTCAGGCACATTCACCATTGACAGGATTTCCCCATTTTGCGGATTCATAACCAGAACAGACACCCGGTCTGCCGCCTTTTCTTCCATCACTTTTTCCGCCGCCTGCTGTGCATATTTCTGAATATTATAATCCAGACTAATCTGCAATGTATTTCCCGGAATTGCCTCTTTTCGATCCTCCGCGATTCCCTCCAGCTCAATTCCTCTCGCATCGGTTGTTGTCAAAATCATGCCATTGATCCCCTTTAGATACTCCTCATATTTCACTTCAAGACCGATAATCCCCTGATTATCTCCTCCTGTAAATCCAAGCACCTTTGAGGCAAGTTCATCATATGGATAATAGCGTTTAAAATCTTCATCCACCTTCACTCCGTCCAGCTCATATTCCCGTATCCGATCACCTATCTCCTTGTCTACATTCGTCTTGACACGCTCCATAGAAGAAACCTTTTCCACACGCTTGCGGACGATTTCCGGTTCAAGTTCCAATTCCTCTGATAATACCCGAATTACCTTTTCTTTGTCTTTGATCTGACTGTGGATTACGGAAATGGTACACACCGTCTTATTGGTTGCAAGCACTGTCCCATTCCGATCAATAATTTCTCCCCTCGCCGCCTTGATTTCTCGTTCTCTTTCGTGCAGCGCTTCTGCTTTCTCCTGATAATATTCTGCGTCAAATATCATCAGATATACAAGTCTCCCAATCAGTCCAAGCAACACAAGCATCGCACATACAAAGACGACCATAATCTTTTTACGGTTATACGTCTTATTTTTCATATAAAAAACCTCATAAAAGTTATTGTTATAATTTATTAACGCTTTTATGAGGTTATTCTACCTTTATTCTTCTGTACTTTCTGTTGCTTTCGTAATGTTCAAATACGGAAATGCTTCCGTCATAATATTTCTCGCCAAATCTGTCACATAACTGCTGTTTGCCTGATTCTCCACATTTGGCTCATCAATGATGACATATACAAGCACTTCCGGATTATCTACCGGCGCAAATCCCATATAAGAAAGCAGATGCTTACCACTTGTTCGCGGAATTTTCTGTGCCGTTCCGGTTTTCGCACCGATGTCATATTCTTCCACCTGTGCATTTTTTCCGGTTCCTTCCGTCATTGTTTTTCTCATATATTCTCTCAGCGTCTTGCTGGTTTCTTCCGAGATGGTCTTTTTTAACAATACCGGATCTTTGTTTTCAATGATATTTCCATTCTCGTCCTGAATTTGTTTCACAATATGTGGCTCATAATAATTTCCACCATTGATCAGAGACGAAAATCCTGCTACCATCTGAGTTGCTGTCACGGTAAAACTCTGTCCGAATGAACTTGTCGCAAGATCAATCTGTTTCATATCTTCTGCAGAAAAAAGAAGTCCCTCTGCTTCTCCCGGAAGATCGATTCCGGTTGTCTCTCCAAAACCCAAAATACTCTGATATTTTACAAAGTCTTCTACACCAATTGTCTCTGCCATCTGCATAAGCGCAACGTTGCAGGAATTGGCTATCGCATCTTCTATTGTCTGAATGCCGTGTCCGCTTAACTTATGACATTTTACAGGACTTGGATATCCCGGAATCATCAATGAACCTGTACAATTGTAGGTTTCATTTCCTGTAAGCTTTCCGGTCTCAAGCCCTGCTGCAACGGTAAACGGCTTCATCGTCGAGCCCGGCTCAAATGCATCACTTACACAGAAATTCTTCCAAAGTGAATTCATCGCATCGAGCTTTTCTTCATCTGTCATTGCATCCAATTCTTCCTGAGTATAGTACGCAGACAAATCTCTTGGATTATTCAAATCGTAATTTGGATAAGATGCCTCAGCCAAAATCTCTCCGGTATTCGGGTTTGCAATGATAACAGCTGTATTCAGACTGCCTTGTGCATTCTCATCTTCCCCACCTTTATGTTCATCGTTGAACGCTTTGATATGTTTCTCCACAATGCTTTGCAGTGTGACATCAATTGTAGACACAATTGTGTTGCCATTGATTGCAGATTTCACGGTGCGCTCCAGTGAAGAATCCGAATCCAGATATCCATATTCCCTTCCATCTGTCCCATTCAAAATACTGTTATAAGATGCTTCCAGCCCCCCGTTCCCAACATTTCCGGACACGGTAAAGCCGATTACATCCGATGCAAGCGTGTTGTACGGATACGTTCTCACATAATCCTCTTCCAGCCACACTCCCGAAATATATGCATACTCTTCTTTGTCATCTTCATTTTCTTCCATCGCTTCAAACGCCTGTGCCTGTGCATATGTGGCGCCTTTGAGCATAATGTTGTAACGCCCGTCCGGATTTTCCTCAATTACTTTGTCGACCGCTTCTTCCGTTATGCCAAAGCACTCTTCAAGCGCCTTCTTCGTCTGACTGATCGTTTTGTTCTTTTTCTTCTCATCCTCAGATGCCAGCATGACCTTTGCATCCAAAATCACATTGTAAACACGTTCACTCGTTGCGATTTTCGTTCCGTTTCGATCCAAAATATCCCCTCTTTTAAACGGAATCACTCTACTGTCATACTGTTGCTGTTCCAATACAATTTTTGTATATTTTTCGCCATTTGCTGCATTGATATACGTAATTCTTCCAATTAAGAAAACAAAAGCTAGTATGATTGCCCCAAACAACATTACTAGCTTTTTTTGCATCTTTTTGGGAAACTTCTGTCTCGTATATCGCACTCCTCGTTTTTTCTTTGACATCATTTCACCCTTATTTTTCTACTTTATCTGAACCTGCAAGAACACCGCTTTTCGGTATATCTTCATATTGTTTTACTGTGTTGCTTGTCGGACTTTTGTACTTGATGATCTGCTCTGGGCTGGCATACACCATTCCCAGTTCATTGATTGCTTTCTCCCTGATTTCTTCCAGATTGACCGAATTCAAAACAGCATTATATCTCGTTGTATTGTCTTCTTTTAAATCTGCAAGCTCTTCCTGAAGAGACGCAATATTTCTTGAGCGACTGGTAATTTCAGACTGCAGCTTTAAATATCCTGTACAGACAATCAATGCCGCAATTGCTGCAATCGCCAAAAACACAACATATCCGGCACTCATATGTAATGCCTTATTTCTATTCTTCCGCACCTGCCGGCTTGTCTGCCTGGGCTTGTCCGGAGAAATATGTTCTTTTGTCTTTGGAAGTGTTTCTTTTCGTATGGTATTTCCATATACATATGCCATATCACTCACCCCATTTCTGATTATTTATCTCCCTGTTACTTTCATTAAATTATAAGCCCTGCACTATGTGCGCTCAAAGATACGCAGCTTTGCGCTTTTTGATCGGCTGTTCTCCTCTAACTCTTCTGCACTTGGCAAAATTGGTTTTCTTGTAATAACTCTCCCCTTCGACTCATTCCCGCATACACATACCGGAAAATGAGGCGGACAGGTACATGGGTTCTCATTCTTCCTGAAAATCCCTTTTACAATCCTGTCTTCTAATGAATGGAAGGTAATGATACATATCCTTCCATCTTTATTCAATAACTCAATCATGTCATCCAGACTTTCTCTCAGCACTTCCAGCTCCCTGTTCAATTCAATACGAATTGCCTGAAAGGTTCTCTTTGCAGGATGTCCTGCTGTTTTTTGAAATTTCATCGGTATGGCACGTTTGATGATCTCTATCAATTGTCCAGTAGTTTCGATAGGACCTTTTTCTCTCTCCAGCACAATATGCTTTGCAATATTTTTCGCAAATTTATCTTCCCCATAATCACGAATAATCCGAAAAAGATCCATCTCACTATATTCATTGACGATGTCTTTGGCCGTCATCTTCTGACGCCTATCCATTCTCATGTCCAAAGGAGCATCTACCCGATAGGAAAATCCCCGTTCTGCCGTATCCAGTTGATAGGAGGATACGCCCAAATCAAGCACAATCCCATCTACCTTGTCAATGCCTAATTCTTGAAGCTTCGACTTCATATCACAATAGTTGCTTCTGACTATCGTAACTCTCTCCCCGAAGTCGATTAGTCGGCTGCCCGCTGCCTCTATCGCAGCTTCGTCCTGATCTATTCCTATAAATCTCCCCTTGTTGTTTAAATGCTTACACACTTCATAAGCGTGTCCGCCGCCACCAAGCGTTCCATCTACGTAAATGCCATCTGGCTTGATGTTCAGACCATTTACTGTCTCTTCTAACAATACTGATTTATGCTCAAATACCATAATTACCTCCAAATGTAGTCAAAGCCTTAGATTCCAAGTCCTAACTCCTCCATCTGACTTGCGATCTCGTCCATATCTTCTTCTACAACAGCATTATTTTCATCCCATTTTGCTTTATCCCAAATTTCCACTCGATCTAGCACTCCTACTAAAACGACTTCCTTTTCCAATCCCGCAAAAGTTCTGAGGGCAGAAGAGATTAATACCCTGCCTTGTTTATCAAGGCCGCCATCCACTGCACTTCCCAAAAAGAAACGTGTGAAAGTTCTGGCGTTTTTATTTGTCAGCGGTAAGGTTCTTAGCTTTTCTTCAAAGATTTTCCATTCATTATTTGGGTACAGGAACAGGCAACCATCCAATCCTTTTGTGATGACAAAGTCTTCACCCAGGATATCACGAAATTTAGAAGGGATAATTAATCTGCCCTTCGCATCGATACTGTGATTAAATTCTCCTGTCAACAATGAAAACACCTTCTTTCGAAATGGTACTGCCACTTGTCTACCATTTCACACCACTATTCACCACTTTCTACCACCTAAAACCATTGTAAACTACTTTTCCTGCCATTTCAAGCATTTTTTATAAGTTTGTGTAAACCTTTCACAAACTTTTCACAAACTTTTCTTCCATAATAAAAAAGAACTGACACGCAGTTCTTTTTTCATTCTCTATTCTGTCTCTGTTCCGTTCAAACTATCTATATAAGAGTCAATCGCACTGTAATCTACTTCTGCTGTCTGGCGCGGTCTGCTGCTTTCATACATGCTATATGCAGAATATCCAATCCATCCAACCAAGCCGAGTGCTACTATTCCTACTACACATTTTCTAAAAAAATGCTTTCTCTTTTCTTTCTTCATCATCGCTTTTCGGTTTGCTTTTTCTTCCTTGTAACGTGACACTTTTTCCTGACTCATCTTTCATCCTCCGTCCGCTTTCTTATATTGAGACAATAATTCCTCCGTCGCTTGCATACATGGAACTGATTCCCTTTGTGTCAAGTATGATAACATCTCTCACATGAATCTTTTCCTCAATCATCTTTCTCACATCATTGGCACGTTCTTTGCAATTGCAATGGGCAATCGCAAGTATCTTATTCTCCGGATCTTCAACCTTTTCAACAAGAGTATCCACAAGCTTTACAAGCGCTTTCTTCATTCCTCTCGCCTGACCAATCTGATAAATAGTTCCCTCTTCTGAACCGCCCATAACTGGCTTAATATTCAACGCTGATGCCACAAGCGCTTTCACACCGCTTAGCCGTCCATTCTTGCGAAGCGTCTCTAATGATTCTAACACAAAATATGTATTTTGTCTCGCTATAAATTTTTCTACAGCTGCGATAACCTGTTCAAATTCCATTCCCTGCTCTTCGCATTCTGCAATCTTCTGTGCGATTAATGTCTCCCCGATTGAAGCGGAACGGGAATTAAATACATAAATCTGCTTTTCGCCATGTTCTTCTGTGTATAAATTCTTCCCTAAAACCGCACTGTTATAGGAACCGCTCAGTTCTGCCGACAATGTCACTGCATATACACGCTGTGCATCACACTGATAACTTTCCATATATCGTTCCGGGGATGGGCAGGATGATTTTGGGCATTCCGGACTTTCTGACACTCTTTTTAAAAAATCTGCCTGA comes from Coprococcus phoceensis and encodes:
- a CDS encoding peptidoglycan D,D-transpeptidase FtsI family protein; this translates as MMSKKKRGVRYTRQKFPKKMQKKLVMLFGAIILAFVFLIGRITYINAANGEKYTKIVLEQQQYDSRVIPFKRGDILDRNGTKIATSERVYNVILDAKVMLASEDEKKKNKTISQTKKALEECFGITEEAVDKVIEENPDGRYNIMLKGATYAQAQAFEAMEENEDDKEEYAYISGVWLEEDYVRTYPYNTLASDVIGFTVSGNVGNGGLEASYNSILNGTDGREYGYLDSDSSLERTVKSAINGNTIVSTIDVTLQSIVEKHIKAFNDEHKGGEDENAQGSLNTAVIIANPNTGEILAEASYPNYDLNNPRDLSAYYTQEELDAMTDEEKLDAMNSLWKNFCVSDAFEPGSTMKPFTVAAGLETGKLTGNETYNCTGSLMIPGYPSPVKCHKLSGHGIQTIEDAIANSCNVALMQMAETIGVEDFVKYQSILGFGETTGIDLPGEAEGLLFSAEDMKQIDLATSSFGQSFTVTATQMVAGFSSLINGGNYYEPHIVKQIQDENGNIIENKDPVLLKKTISEETSKTLREYMRKTMTEGTGKNAQVEEYDIGAKTGTAQKIPRTSGKHLLSYMGFAPVDNPEVLVYVIIDEPNVENQANSSYVTDLARNIMTEAFPYLNITKATESTEE
- the mraZ gene encoding division/cell wall cluster transcriptional repressor MraZ, whose translation is MLTGEFNHSIDAKGRLIIPSKFRDILGEDFVITKGLDGCLFLYPNNEWKIFEEKLRTLPLTNKNARTFTRFFLGSAVDGGLDKQGRVLISSALRTFAGLEKEVVLVGVLDRVEIWDKAKWDENNAVVEEDMDEIASQMEELGLGI
- a CDS encoding DegV family protein, translated to MSYKIIVDSCGELTKEMKESGIFESVALGIEVGGHHIVDDETFDQADFLKRVSESPECPKSSCPSPERYMESYQCDAQRVYAVTLSAELSGSYNSAVLGKNLYTEEHGEKQIYVFNSRSASIGETLIAQKIAECEEQGMEFEQVIAAVEKFIARQNTYFVLESLETLRKNGRLSGVKALVASALNIKPVMGGSEEGTIYQIGQARGMKKALVKLVDTLVEKVEDPENKILAIAHCNCKERANDVRKMIEEKIHVRDVIILDTKGISSMYASDGGIIVSI
- the rsmH gene encoding 16S rRNA (cytosine(1402)-N(4))-methyltransferase RsmH, whose translation is MVFEHKSVLLEETVNGLNIKPDGIYVDGTLGGGGHAYEVCKHLNNKGRFIGIDQDEAAIEAAGSRLIDFGERVTIVRSNYCDMKSKLQELGIDKVDGIVLDLGVSSYQLDTAERGFSYRVDAPLDMRMDRRQKMTAKDIVNEYSEMDLFRIIRDYGEDKFAKNIAKHIVLEREKGPIETTGQLIEIIKRAIPMKFQKTAGHPAKRTFQAIRIELNRELEVLRESLDDMIELLNKDGRICIITFHSLEDRIVKGIFRKNENPCTCPPHFPVCVCGNESKGRVITRKPILPSAEELEENSRSKSAKLRIFERT
- a CDS encoding peptidoglycan D,D-transpeptidase FtsI family protein, with the translated sequence MKNKTYNRKKIMVVFVCAMLVLLGLIGRLVYLMIFDAEYYQEKAEALHEREREIKAARGEIIDRNGTVLATNKTVCTISVIHSQIKDKEKVIRVLSEELELEPEIVRKRVEKVSSMERVKTNVDKEIGDRIREYELDGVKVDEDFKRYYPYDELASKVLGFTGGDNQGIIGLEVKYEEYLKGINGMILTTTDARGIELEGIAEDRKEAIPGNTLQISLDYNIQKYAQQAAEKVMEEKAADRVSVLVMNPQNGEILSMVNVPEFNLNDPFSLETTGVSDESVKAEEKQDLLNQMWRNGCINDTYEPGSTFKIITSSACLEEGVVKLDDTFHCPGYRIVEDRKIRCHKVGGHGSETFVQGVQNSCNPVFIDIGLRLGVDKYYDYFKQFGLMDKTGVDLPGEAGTITHKKENVGLVELATMTFGQSFQITPIQMATTVSSLINGGRRVTPHFGVKVINEQEKHEKIFEYKERKNVVSEETSETMRTILESVVSEGSGKNAYIEGYKIGGKTATSQTLPRSAKKYISSFIGFAPADNPQVLAMIVIHDPQGIYYGGTIAAPVVKDIFENILPYLGIEKEGE